Proteins co-encoded in one Hemibagrus wyckioides isolate EC202008001 linkage group LG26, SWU_Hwy_1.0, whole genome shotgun sequence genomic window:
- the ltv1 gene encoding protein LTV1 homolog isoform X2: MPHRKKKSFISKKNAVSFHLVHRSQKDPLAADEKAPQHVLLPAAKLEVEKRREEQRKYGVFFDDDYDYLQHLREASQPAELVSSSRPRGSGEEEEEVDEDEQGQEEVLTIPAASIKLPSSVFASEFEEEVGLLNKAAPISGPRLDMDPDIVAALDEDFDFDDPENILEDDFIIKANDVVSGDIHMGEGDDDDEWEDTDEGESGEDDEERSYDSAGGVSDDEVDRGQFMFMDCETRSRFTEYSLTSSVMRRNEQLTLLDDRFEKFYEQFDDDEIGALDNAELEGFIDPSSTRLEEIIHDYFKEKEKEVQKPEQLGPPELPCLKEEEEEEEEQEMETLVIEEPPEEKWDCETIISTYSNLYNRPKLIEDPPKQKQIRVSSKTGIPLDVLPRRGPTARQVERMERINDSDLPRVSTQPRCREESKEDRKLRKQAIKEERKERRVEKKANKVAFKQEKQKQEKQMVSLRANVQGMKLS; the protein is encoded by the exons ATG CCTCACAGGAAGAAGAAATCGTTCATCAGTAAGAAGAACGCCGTGTCATTCCACCTGGTGCACCGGAGTCAGAAAGACCCATTGGCGGCTGATGAGAAAGCGCCTCAGCATGTCCTCTTACCTGCTGCTaag TTGGAGGTGGAGAAGAGGAGGGAGGAGCAGAGGAAGTACGGTGTGTTTTTTGACGATGATTACGACTACCTGCAGCACCTCAGAGAGGCGTCTCAGCCTGCAGAGCTCGTCTCCTCCTCACGACCTCGGGGTTctggagaagaagaggaggaagtggaCGAGGATGAGCAGGGCCAGGAAGAGGTCCTCACGATTCCT GCTGCTTCCATCAAGCTCCCGTCGTCTGTGTTCGCCTCCGAGTTCGAGGAAGAAGTGGGATTGTTAAACAAAGCAGCTCCGATATCAG GCCCGAGGCTGGACATGGACCCGGACATCGTGGCTGCTCTGGATGAAGACTTTGACTTCGACGACCCCGAGAACATCCTGGAGGAcgattttattattaaagccAACGACGTCGTGTCAGGAGACATCCACATGGG tgaaggtgatgatgatgatgagtgggAGGACACGGATGAGGGAGAGAGTGGAGAAGATGATGAGGAGCGGAGCTACGACTCGGCCGGCGGCGTATCAGACGATGAAGTGGACAGAGGACAGTTCATGTTCATGGACTGTGAGACGAGGAGTCGATTCACGGAGTACTCGCTCACGTCGTCTGTGATGAGGAGGAACGAGCAGCTCACACTCCTCGATGACCGCTTCGAGAAG ttctaTGAGCAGTTTGACGATGATGAAATCGGCGCTCTTGATAACGCAGAGCTGGAAGGATTCATCGACCCGTCGAGTACGAGGCTGGAGGAGATCATCCATGATTACTtcaaggagaaggagaaaga GGTCCAGAAGCCGGAGCAGCTCGGTCCTCCTGAACTGCCGTGtctgaaggaggaagaggaggaggaagaagagcagGAAATGGAGACACTGGTCATCGAGGAGCCGCCCGAGGAGAAATGGGACTGTGAGACCATCATCA GCACGTACTCCAACCTGTACAATCGCCCCAAGCTGATCGAAGACCCTCCCAAG cagAAGCAGATTCGCGTGTCCAGTAAAACAGGGATTCCTCTGGACGTACTGCCTCGGAGAGGACCGACGGCCAGGCAGGTGGAGCGCATGGAGAGGATCAACGACTCGGACCTGCCGCGAGTCTCCACACAGCCGCGCTGTCGAGAGGAGAGCAAAGAGGACCGCAAACTCAGGAAACAAGCCATCAAAGAGGAGAGGAAG GAGCGACGCGTGGAGAAGAAGGCGAACAAGGTGGCGTTTaagcaggagaagcagaagcagGAGAAGCAGATGGTCAGCTTGAGGGCCAACGTACAGGGCATGAAGCTGTCCTGA
- the ltv1 gene encoding protein LTV1 homolog isoform X1 produces the protein MPHRKKKSFISKKNAVSFHLVHRSQKDPLAADEKAPQHVLLPAAKLEVEKRREEQRKYGVFFDDDYDYLQHLREASQPAELVSSSRPRGSGEEEEEVDEDEQGQEEVLTIPAASIKLPSSVFASEFEEEVGLLNKAAPISGPRLDMDPDIVAALDEDFDFDDPENILEDDFIIKANDVVSGDIHMGEGDDDDEWEDTDEGESGEDDEERSYDSAGGVSDDEVDRGQFMFMDCETRSRFTEYSLTSSVMRRNEQLTLLDDRFEKFYEQFDDDEIGALDNAELEGFIDPSSTRLEEIIHDYFKEKEKEVQKPEQLGPPELPCLKEEEEEEEEQEMETLVIEEPPEEKWDCETIISTYSNLYNRPKLIEDPPKQQKQIRVSSKTGIPLDVLPRRGPTARQVERMERINDSDLPRVSTQPRCREESKEDRKLRKQAIKEERKERRVEKKANKVAFKQEKQKQEKQMVSLRANVQGMKLS, from the exons ATG CCTCACAGGAAGAAGAAATCGTTCATCAGTAAGAAGAACGCCGTGTCATTCCACCTGGTGCACCGGAGTCAGAAAGACCCATTGGCGGCTGATGAGAAAGCGCCTCAGCATGTCCTCTTACCTGCTGCTaag TTGGAGGTGGAGAAGAGGAGGGAGGAGCAGAGGAAGTACGGTGTGTTTTTTGACGATGATTACGACTACCTGCAGCACCTCAGAGAGGCGTCTCAGCCTGCAGAGCTCGTCTCCTCCTCACGACCTCGGGGTTctggagaagaagaggaggaagtggaCGAGGATGAGCAGGGCCAGGAAGAGGTCCTCACGATTCCT GCTGCTTCCATCAAGCTCCCGTCGTCTGTGTTCGCCTCCGAGTTCGAGGAAGAAGTGGGATTGTTAAACAAAGCAGCTCCGATATCAG GCCCGAGGCTGGACATGGACCCGGACATCGTGGCTGCTCTGGATGAAGACTTTGACTTCGACGACCCCGAGAACATCCTGGAGGAcgattttattattaaagccAACGACGTCGTGTCAGGAGACATCCACATGGG tgaaggtgatgatgatgatgagtgggAGGACACGGATGAGGGAGAGAGTGGAGAAGATGATGAGGAGCGGAGCTACGACTCGGCCGGCGGCGTATCAGACGATGAAGTGGACAGAGGACAGTTCATGTTCATGGACTGTGAGACGAGGAGTCGATTCACGGAGTACTCGCTCACGTCGTCTGTGATGAGGAGGAACGAGCAGCTCACACTCCTCGATGACCGCTTCGAGAAG ttctaTGAGCAGTTTGACGATGATGAAATCGGCGCTCTTGATAACGCAGAGCTGGAAGGATTCATCGACCCGTCGAGTACGAGGCTGGAGGAGATCATCCATGATTACTtcaaggagaaggagaaaga GGTCCAGAAGCCGGAGCAGCTCGGTCCTCCTGAACTGCCGTGtctgaaggaggaagaggaggaggaagaagagcagGAAATGGAGACACTGGTCATCGAGGAGCCGCCCGAGGAGAAATGGGACTGTGAGACCATCATCA GCACGTACTCCAACCTGTACAATCGCCCCAAGCTGATCGAAGACCCTCCCAAG cagcagAAGCAGATTCGCGTGTCCAGTAAAACAGGGATTCCTCTGGACGTACTGCCTCGGAGAGGACCGACGGCCAGGCAGGTGGAGCGCATGGAGAGGATCAACGACTCGGACCTGCCGCGAGTCTCCACACAGCCGCGCTGTCGAGAGGAGAGCAAAGAGGACCGCAAACTCAGGAAACAAGCCATCAAAGAGGAGAGGAAG GAGCGACGCGTGGAGAAGAAGGCGAACAAGGTGGCGTTTaagcaggagaagcagaagcagGAGAAGCAGATGGTCAGCTTGAGGGCCAACGTACAGGGCATGAAGCTGTCCTGA
- the LOC131346797 gene encoding small integral membrane protein 28-like has protein sequence MRKLPESSWMKFGPAGRGSYDWMAGASSPPPEEKQLQGYHWNELLTEQDAKTEIILYIILPLVLLFIFCLTAFLIYQRCSRGKLSLANIIALDLQDTDSSAEILASLTANAERLNSTSSDTSDGVFLMVYLPPPYEETLTKITRAASLTSGKDVECIKMEDLEAKLCPELKSRGHYV, from the exons ATGAGAAAGCTTCCAGAAAGCAGCTGGATGAAATTCGGTCCTGCAGGAAGAGGATCTTATGACTGGATGGCAGGAGCTTCATCACCACCTCCTGAGGAAAAACAGCTGCAG GGTTACCACTGGAATGAGCTCTTAACCGAGCAGGATGCGAAGACCGAGATCATCTTGTACATCATCCTCCCTCTGGTGTTGCTCTTCATCTTCTGCCTGACAGCCTTCCTGATCTACCAGAGATGCTCGCGCGGCAAGCTCAGTTTGGCCAATATCATTGCACTGGATCTTCAGGATACAGACAGCAGTGCCGAGATTCTGGCTTCACTCACCGCCAACGCCGAGCGTCTGAACAGCACCAGCTCCGACACGTCTGACGGCGTTTTCCTTATGGTCTACCTTCCGCCGCCCTATGAGGAAACGCTGACCAAGATAACCCGGGCTGCCAGCCTCACCAGCGGCAAAGATGTGGAGTGCATAAAGATGGAAGATCTCGAGGCTAAACTGTGTCCAGAACTCAAATCCAGAGGGCATTACGTCTAA
- the ifngr1 gene encoding interferon gamma receptor 1: protein MRLITPGVLTVFTVLTRLTHAVPAPSDVSVKCDSNGAVVEWTAAGLSEQADFELEIKTNFGKNITVHTKSRHLDLSSLLDDPGYNFYVVKVKARDGKQESEFAVSPTFSFNALMRANITCSLEFPEVTVFPQDGQLFVQFANPLHLYRDTLALRGLLKSDTLEYVLYRDEIPEEVTCVHESKMCESNISFPENQEKYCVTLVGFIRQTPLRRTEPYCHYGQLYPVPPLSTYLVPLLVSFAVFVTLALVSVFLVKRMKKNLKEDIHSMFPEFLKSKTPLIEFLSVVPDPVSPEVNLVDKDPPHMTLDIQESTTPSETTHSSQCTEEEDDDELTNSGSSESMDSLCKYGKAEDLSGSNLSSGYDRPHALLEMSPGDMVQNYKC from the exons ATGCGCCTTATTACTCCAGGTGTCCTGactgtatttactgtactgACGAGACTTACACACGCCG TTCCCGCTCCTTCTGACGTGTCGGTGAAGTGTGACAGTAATGGAGCGGTGGTGGAGTGGACGGCCGCGGGGCTCAGCGAGCAAGCCGACTTCGAGTTAGAGATCAAAACTAACTTTGG GAAAAATATCACTGTTCACACAAAATCTCGTCACCTCGACCTATCATCCCTGCTCGATGATCCAGGCTACAACTTTTACGTTGTGAAGGTGAAGGCTAGAGACGGAAAACAGGAGTCTGAGTTTGCAGTATCACCAACGTTCTCATTCAATGCTCTGATGCGAGCCAATATCACCT GTAGCCTCGAGTTCCCCGAAGTCACAGTGTTTCCTCAAGATGGACAGTTGTTTGTTCAGTTCGCCAACCCTTTACACCTGTACAGAGACACACTTGCTCTACGCGGACTCTTAAAGTCAGACACGCTGGAGTACGTTCTCTACAGGGACGAG ATACCTGAAGAGGTGACTTGTGTTCACGAGTCAAAGATGTGTGAGAGCAACATATCATTCCCAGAAAACCAAGAAAAATACTGCGTCACACTTGTGGGGTTCATCAGACAAACCCCTCTAAGGCGAACAGAACCTTACTGTCACTATGGCCAACTTTATCCTG TGCCACCCCTCAGCACGTACCTCGTCCCACTGCTGGTCAGTTTCGCAGTGTTCGTCACTTTGGCCTTGgtctctgtgtttctggtgAAGCGAATGAAGAAGAACCTCAAGGAGGACATCCATTCCATGTTCCCAGAGTTTCTG AAGAGCAAGACTCCTCTCATCGAGTTTTTAAGCGTGGTGCCGGACCCCGTGAGCCCTGAAGTTAACCTGGTTGATAAAGATCCCCCGCACATGACACTCGACATACAGGAGAGCACCACGCCCTCAGAAACCACCCACTCTTCTCAATGCACTGAGGAGGAGGACGACGACGAGCTTACAAACTCAGGAAGCAGCGAATCCATGGACAGCTTGTGCAAGTACGGGAAAGCAGAGGACCTTTCGGGCAGCAACTTGAGTTCGGGTTATGACCGGCCGCACGCACTGTTAGAAATGAgtcctggagacatggtgcaaAATTACAAATGTTGA